The DNA region CAGTGCGACCATCAAACCCTGCGGCTGTAAAGTACTGAGTATTGCCTACACTCTGAGAATCTAGAATTGTTGCTTGACCATTAGCAGTTTCTTCCGAAGTCAAGACTTGTTTATTGGAGAGAACTGCATTCGGGCCTCCCACTAGTGCTTCTGTAATGACGCGACCTTTCAAATCGCCATTACTGGGAATATCTAACCCCAGAATCCGAGCAAGTGTAGGCGTTACATCAGCATTACTAACAGGCGCATAGTCCACATAGCCTTGTTTAAAGTCGGGGCCAATAGCCACCATGTTATTGAAGGTATCACCTCGACCAAAGCTGCCATGCATCCCCTGTCCTTGCTGCAAAGTTGTATCAGCAATTTCTACTTGAGCTTGAGGGTTGTTTGGGTTGCTTGGGTCTGTGCTAAAGCTTTTGAAGTTGATAACTATAGATGGAACTGGTGTTTTAGCATCACCTTTTAGCCCGATCGCACTCAGTGGTAAAGCACCTGGGATGTCTCCATAGGCATCGTCTACAAAAATCCCACTGATATAGTCTTTTTGCGAAAGCAAATCCACGACCTGTTTAGCAAAGTTAGCATTGCCATTGGGCAGATAAATCAAGTCAGATCCACCATTAGCAGCTACAACTATCTTTGTACCTGGGTCAAGTTGACCATTAATTACCTCACCTGTACCACCAATTACACCATTCCCCGAAATAGGACGTTGACCTTTTGTGGCATCAACAGTTGCATACTGGATCTGGTTGAGGTTTGGGGGCAGGGTTGTCGGGTTAGGATCGTATAGGGGTAAACCTAGATCATGAGCCAAATCAATTGCAACAAAGCCTGCTGGTAGAAATCCCGGATTTACGCCTTCATAAGTTTGGGTGGCAGCATAACTTGTAGTTTTTGTACCTTGACTATCAATAGCTTGCTTGCTGATGGTAGAAAAACCGTGGTCGGAAGTAATAAAGACATCAGTAGTCTTATCTAAGCCTGTACTTTTAAGATAGTCAAGAAGTTGCTTTAAATTATCATCAGCATTTTTGACGCCAGCTTTTGAAGTAGGGCCATTTATACCTGGTGTTAAAGTGTTTAAGCTATCACCCTGATTGTGTTGAGTACCATCAGGATCTCTTGACCAATAAACCAATGCGAATGGTTTACCCTCTTCCTGAAATTTAGGTAAAATTACTTTGGTAGTGGCATCTGCAAAATATTGTTGTTGAGCCACATTGGCATTCAGAGTGCCAGGAGTTGTGTTAGTACCTGCTGGCTGGACTCGTGGTGTGGGTTTTACATCCAGACCAGCCGCTTGTAAGCGGTTGACAATATCTGGATCAAGTGGAACACCAGAAGGTGAACCGGCGGCTGTAGGCGGCGGTGTTGCACCATTTGTAGTGTCATCAATAATAATTGTATCGGGAGTAGGAATAGTACCTGTAGTACCACCTTCTCGGTTAACTTGGGTAACATCTTGGATGGCAACTGGCCCTAGTTTACCAACTGCTGCTGTGTTGAAACCCTGCGATCGCGCATAAGCTAGGAGTGACTCTTCATCTAAAAAGTTGTTACCGGGAAACTTTTCGTCAATATCTCCTAAAACCGCATCGTTTTCGATGAATGGCGTGACACTACCATTGGCATTAGGACTAGGAAAACCAGTGTAGATGGTGTTGCTAAAGTCACCTGTATCACCAAGATAATGCCCTGTTGCGATCGCAGAAGCATTTGGCGTGGTAAATGTCGGAAACAGCGAATGACTATTGGCAAAACTAACTCCCTGCTGACGGATGCTATATAAAGTTGGAGTGTCAATGGGGTTTACAGAACCGTTACGCAATCCATCAGCAACAAAAATAATGACATTTCTACCATTGCCATTTGTATCAGCCATGTCAGCTACTCCTTAAGTATTGTGAGCTACGATTGATTAATCGCAGCAATTGGATGTCTGTAGATTGAGCAATTAATTACACTCAACTCAAACGAAAATTCTTTGCTAGAAAAACCTGGGTAGTATTTGGCGACAAAATGCTTGGTATCCACATAAATTAGTGGAGAAAATCAAATGAATATAACTCTGGTCACTTTTTCAAAAGATAGTTGTTCAAAGTTTAAGGAAGGTTATAAGCAAGTTAAGATTTTGGACAAAAAGCAGAAGGATATTTACGAACAAAAAGATCCCCGACTTCTTCAAGAAATCGGGGATCTGATCCTTTAAGTGGAGAGCAAATCAAATATGATTAGCAAAATCGCTACAGCTTAATTAATTAATGTTGAATTTAAGCTGTAATCATCTTTCGGCTAAATGACACTAGCAGAAAAAACGAAATCATTTATTGTCAGGCTAGTTGATGCAATTCCCACTAATGAAGCCAACTCTATATTTCCGGTTTTCACAAGAGTGTCGCTACCCT from Nostoc commune NIES-4072 includes:
- a CDS encoding alkaline phosphatase family protein produces the protein MADTNGNGRNVIIFVADGLRNGSVNPIDTPTLYSIRQQGVSFANSHSLFPTFTTPNASAIATGHYLGDTGDFSNTIYTGFPSPNANGSVTPFIENDAVLGDIDEKFPGNNFLDEESLLAYARSQGFNTAAVGKLGPVAIQDVTQVNREGGTTGTIPTPDTIIIDDTTNGATPPPTAAGSPSGVPLDPDIVNRLQAAGLDVKPTPRVQPAGTNTTPGTLNANVAQQQYFADATTKVILPKFQEEGKPFALVYWSRDPDGTQHNQGDSLNTLTPGINGPTSKAGVKNADDNLKQLLDYLKSTGLDKTTDVFITSDHGFSTISKQAIDSQGTKTTSYAATQTYEGVNPGFLPAGFVAIDLAHDLGLPLYDPNPTTLPPNLNQIQYATVDATKGQRPISGNGVIGGTGEVINGQLDPGTKIVVAANGGSDLIYLPNGNANFAKQVVDLLSQKDYISGIFVDDAYGDIPGALPLSAIGLKGDAKTPVPSIVINFKSFSTDPSNPNNPQAQVEIADTTLQQGQGMHGSFGRGDTFNNMVAIGPDFKQGYVDYAPVSNADVTPTLARILGLDIPSNGDLKGRVITEALVGGPNAVLSNKQVLTSEETANGQATILDSQSVGNTQYFTAAGFDGRTVGLTTLDLQFGSTSSDDVTLKANQTLFTGDGADFVGGTKGNTIVTGSGDDTVLVGSNSSVSTGDGNDQVFIGTNGPANNTTVDGGAGNDEITVVEANGSNNLFGAAGNDTLTVVEGTRQLSFGGSGNDTLTSKGSNNRLYGGSGDDKLFSGVNDSLFGGDGDDVLFAGQQGGNRLSGGAGIDQFWIANGSLPTSKNIVTDFAIGTDKIGLGGIGVNQFSGLTLLQQGNDTLVKIGNTELVSLVGITSTSLTANDFVFSANAI